The genomic DNA ATCCTATTTTTCTAATTTCCATTTCAATAATCATGCGTCCTATTCAAACACATGGATGCGCCTTCAAAAAGTGAATCCAAAAACTTTAAGAGCTGTATAGACTCCCAGCAAAATGATGCTGATACTACTAATTATCAGCAGTACGTTGAAAGGGCCGTTACCGTATAGTCTGCTATCAACTTCAGTTTTACGTAGGTACCATACCGCTACCACTATAGCCAACAAGAAGACACCAGTAGAGATGCCACCAATCTGGACCAAGATCACTGGCGACTGGATGAATAGGAAGACACTGCCCCAAATAATTGGATTAGCTACGGTAAAGATGCGGAACCAGCGTAGACGAGTCCTTGTATCTTCCCAGTTAATGACTCCCAAAACGGCTAAAAAGTTAGTATACATTCGTGGATAACTAGCTGTCGCAGCCCACAATGTCGATCCGAGCGCTGCTATAGCACCAACCAAAAAGACTATATTGGCCCAATCGCCAAGAACATCGGTATACATGTTTGAGAGAGTGGTAATCATGCCATTGCCCTCGGGCACAAGACCCTGTGGATGTAGAACGGCTGCACCCATAATAAAAAAGGCTAACGTGGATATGGTATAGACACTCCAAGAAAGAAAAGCGTCCTTATACATAACTTTGATCCAACCCCTGGCTCGTTGTGCCCAAGCTTTGCTACCGTCATCTGGACCTACCCAACGACCGTATCCCTTTTCAAGGCACCAATATGTGTAATAAGTCATCTCATCTGAACCAACTCCAGTGATCCCGAACATAGCGACAGCTGCACCAATAGCCCCCATAGGTAAAGAAAATGTTAGACCGGTCAGTATGTCTTCCGTACCATAAGCAAAAGGTGTAAAGGGCAATCCAAAAGTGATTAGGATAGTGACAAGAGTGAAAAACAAAACGCTCACAAAGGATCCCCGTTCGATAAGATTATAGTTGTTAGAGTAAAGCATAGTAATCGTGATAGCGACAACAATGATCGTCCATATTAAGAGAGAGGTGAACCCCAACGGTTCACTACCGATTGGTATTAGAAAACTTAAGGCAGTGACAGCTCCGCCAACAATGCCGCCAAGCTGAAGGAACTTCGTGAGCATCATCAACCCCCATAAGAGATTAATCCACCCAATTCGCCCAAACTTTGGTGGCACCTTGTTAAAGCCCATAAGCGCTGGCTGTCCTGTCGATATTGTCCATCGTGCTAGCTCTATCTGAATCGCCACTTTAATGAAAGTACTGAATATGACCATCCACAATATAGCAAATCCAACCTCAGCCCCAAGGGCCGTCGTGGCAATAAGTTCTCCCGAGCCTACAACTGCCGCACTTAAAATCAACCCTGGACCCAGATAACGGAAACTGTTTCTCCAGCCCTGCGGAGGATCCTTGATCCCCTCAGGAGTCAGATGGTAGGGATCATAGTGGCTATCCATCGGCTCTGTTACTCCTTCCTTATTCTGATCCATAAACAACTTACCCCCCCCCTCGTTTTAAACCTAAGATAAACCTCACCTCAAATGAATTCTAATTTTACGTGTATATAAAATGTCAGTTATGTTGGGATATTAACCCCTCCCCCCCTTAAACTTAAAAGCGTTCAAAGGCATTTTTGATTCCCCTGAGTTTATGGAAATCAATCGATTTTCCTCAAGTCGATCAGTCATTTTGTTGATAAGAATGGCAAAACTCTTTAATGAGATTTGGTGGCGTCTCGCCTTGTAGACCGGTAACAAGATTGCGAGCAGCTAGCATGGCCATATCAAAACGAGCTTGATAGGTGGCTGTGCCAATATGTGGTGACGTTACTACATTTGTCATTTGTAGAAGTGGGTTATTGCTTGAAACGGGTTCTTCGGAATAGACGTCAAGAGCCGCAGCTTTCACTTTGTTTGTTCTAAGTGCATGGATTAGTGCCTGTTCATTGACCGTTTTCCCCCGGGATGCGTTTATGAAAATACTGGTTGATTTCACTAAATCAAACTGTTTCTCCCCCATCATTTCAAAAGTATGTTCCGTTAATGGAACAAGCAAGACAATAAAATCGGCTTGTTGAAGCAAAGAATCTAAGGAACAATAAGTGGCATCTAATTCGGCTTCCATTTCAGGCTTACGATTGCGATTATGATACAAGACATCCATGTTGAAACCATACTTTGCCCGCTTAGCTACGGTTTCCCCAATACGCCCCATACCAATGATCCCTAATTGTTTATGGTGAATGTCTGTACCGAAAAACGGCGTATCATCACCAGGGGAGCTCTGCCATTTGCCTTGCTTAACATGTCGGTCCAATTCTGGAATTCGTCGGGCGGCTGCCAGCATTAACCCAAAGACTAAATCAGCGATGGTATCATCCGCTATGGATGGCGTGTGCGTACCTATAATGTTCCGAGCTTGCATTGCTGGAATATCAAAGTTATTGTAACCGACGGACATGTTACTAACGATTTTGAGGTTTGGGGCATGACACAATAATTCGTCGTCAATCTTACCACCAGAGGTTAGTAAGCCGTTGACTTCGGTAATGGCTTGCAGCAATTCATTTCGCGTAATCGGTCGTTCGTTGTTCCACTTCTCATAATCACAGTATTCTGAAATATATTCTTCCACTTTGGGGGGAATGGATTTGCTAATAAAGACCTTGGGTTTCATAAGAACCTCCTTGAAAGCAAAGAATTTTATTACGCAATTTGCTTGCGTTACGATGTCGTTTCTTCCTTAATGGGATTTTTCACGATAAACAAGTAGCAAATAGCAGCACAACCAACGATAATTCCGCCACTAATAAATGCTAACGAATAAGAACCGGTGGACTCGACGATAAAACCTGCTACCACAGGTGAGAAAGCGCCTCCAAAATATCCCCCAAAATTTTGAATTGACCCCA from Tuberibacillus sp. Marseille-P3662 includes the following:
- a CDS encoding 2-hydroxyacid dehydrogenase, whose amino-acid sequence is MKPKVFISKSIPPKVEEYISEYCDYEKWNNERPITRNELLQAITEVNGLLTSGGKIDDELLCHAPNLKIVSNMSVGYNNFDIPAMQARNIIGTHTPSIADDTIADLVFGLMLAAARRIPELDRHVKQGKWQSSPGDDTPFFGTDIHHKQLGIIGMGRIGETVAKRAKYGFNMDVLYHNRNRKPEMEAELDATYCSLDSLLQQADFIVLLVPLTEHTFEMMGEKQFDLVKSTSIFINASRGKTVNEQALIHALRTNKVKAAALDVYSEEPVSSNNPLLQMTNVVTSPHIGTATYQARFDMAMLAARNLVTGLQGETPPNLIKEFCHSYQQND
- a CDS encoding Nramp family divalent metal transporter; this translates as MDQNKEGVTEPMDSHYDPYHLTPEGIKDPPQGWRNSFRYLGPGLILSAAVVGSGELIATTALGAEVGFAILWMVIFSTFIKVAIQIELARWTISTGQPALMGFNKVPPKFGRIGWINLLWGLMMLTKFLQLGGIVGGAVTALSFLIPIGSEPLGFTSLLIWTIIVVAITITMLYSNNYNLIERGSFVSVLFFTLVTILITFGLPFTPFAYGTEDILTGLTFSLPMGAIGAAVAMFGITGVGSDEMTYYTYWCLEKGYGRWVGPDDGSKAWAQRARGWIKVMYKDAFLSWSVYTISTLAFFIMGAAVLHPQGLVPEGNGMITTLSNMYTDVLGDWANIVFLVGAIAALGSTLWAATASYPRMYTNFLAVLGVINWEDTRTRLRWFRIFTVANPIIWGSVFLFIQSPVILVQIGGISTGVFLLAIVVAVWYLRKTEVDSRLYGNGPFNVLLIISSISIILLGVYTALKVFGFTF